Within Aspergillus oryzae RIB40 DNA, chromosome 2, the genomic segment CAACAAGAGCCCCGTCGACCCTGTTCTCCGCTATCTAGCTGTCGGTCGCCAGCTCGGTTACGCCGGATATCTGACTCTGGATACTATCACCGTTATTGACGTTATCGGGTTCCGGAAACTTGCTGCAGCCAAGCGCTTGCAGGATACCGCCTATCGGTCGTGGTTGGCTGGACTAATCTGCAGCGCTATTGCTAGTGTATACTCCCTTTGGAGACtgcgggagaaggagaggacTCTCGACCGCACCGAAGGCGAAGGCGTCGTGGAGGCaaagaagctcgagaagtTTGTGCACCTTCAATATTTTGGCATGCTATATTCAGTTACTAACCCAGTCTTCCCAGGGAACGCTCCGCTGCCCGCATCCAGCTCTTCTCGGACCTTTGTGACTTGACCATTCCTGTGTCCGGCCTGGGCCTTGCCAATCTTGACGACGGAATTGTTGGTATTGGAGGTACAATCAGCAGTTTGCTAGGCGTGGTGTCTCAATGGCGGAAGACCGCGTGAGCGGCCAAAGCTAGAGAATCCTCTGATTGAGATTTCACAAGGCTGACTTAAGGTGGGATTGGTTTATATATTGATATCTGCGTCGATCGTGCGTCGTGCATTTCTTACACTTCGTCAAACCTCAGCCTCAGAACAAGAGATATGGTGTATAGATCCAAATGGATCAAAGACGAAATGAGGATCGAGATATAGGCGAACTTTT encodes:
- a CDS encoding PEX11 family protein (peroxisomal biogenesis protein (peroxin)), yielding MVANALAYHPTLAHYLRFVATTVGRDKILRTLQYFSRFYAWYLYRTNRPQSSIDPYNAVKKQFGTTRKILRIGKFAEHLKAAAVAADNKSPVDPVLRYLAVGRQLGYAGYLTLDTITVIDVIGFRKLAAAKRLQDTAYRSWLAGLICSAIASVYSLWRLREKERTLDRTEGEGVVEAKKLEKERSAARIQLFSDLCDLTIPVSGLGLANLDDGIVGIGGTISSLLGVVSQWRKTA